Proteins from a genomic interval of Vicinamibacterales bacterium:
- a CDS encoding carboxypeptidase regulatory-like domain-containing protein, whose translation MRRLLVSWLVTLFLCAAAVPLRAQQGTAEIAGKIADEQGAVLPGVAIVATNEATGVFREATSGPAGTFFLSQLVPGPYRLVAKLPGFRTTDRTGLILQVGKTLTINLSLAVGGLEETVRVTGESPLIDTTSSRVGGNIGTAELSELPAMNRNYFSVVALLPGIQFSASNQMGNDTIVASGQSTQGNNVSVDGGYNGDDALGTSSGAQVRTPLEAIQEFQVVTSMYDAEYGRAGGAIINAVTKAGTNQFKGVVFGYMASPKLTAADYFVKTGNLTKPTSKKQEWGGVLGGPIIKNKAHFFVSLERQVDNPNRTRVFQNRPDLNFSIAEDRTGWNTVVRFDHQISGNHTWAVRWLRESAPQFPIVGTRQTLQSVSDETDIDQTAVGTLTSVLGNARVNTFRVARTWEHWWHGNACSRALGEEDLAKMSDCPPQLDQLSFLGQASTEAQGPWDSNYQIEDDFSWFLPGKRGDHEIKFGARYNYTELRRVSQINMNGTFRFNTDLPFDAANPRTYPERLTIRTGEYDATMKNHTVEAFAQDKWKMGARTTLSIGLRYDLEIIPIDETGNPLFAAGSKSPVDRNNFAPRIGLTHSMDEAGKSVLRAGYGIFYNRTILGAIDDTLEFGKYTSSVNATFPNNSADPGPAAGRFPTDPFLVNGPVVNWTLLRQQYPAGALVKNAGAVIFDSPDRQIPYAHQLTVGYVRELASSMALHVDYVRMANKDMFLARNLNPMVRANTTRTGAITRVDAFGVLGEPYNQQVWVMENTGESTYNALNLSLEKRHSNNWSGRVSYSLSKGVGTANNQADKNTYQVLTDLNLDEWRAPSDVDRRHILSIGARAEIPKTGGATVSTTVRYMSGSPFTLYDSSIDANQNGELNDPLPAGTYSGTGTNALKDVEYAGGRNGAYGPDYFQVDLRAGWRRKVGGERALELFLDVFNLTNRANFDNPTAASSDRRTAATFLVLTNLRGGGGFPRQAQMGVRFAF comes from the coding sequence ATGCGCAGGCTGCTTGTCAGTTGGCTCGTCACGTTGTTCTTGTGCGCGGCGGCGGTCCCGTTGCGGGCTCAACAGGGCACGGCGGAAATCGCCGGAAAGATCGCGGACGAACAGGGCGCGGTGCTTCCCGGCGTGGCGATTGTCGCCACCAACGAAGCCACCGGCGTGTTTCGCGAGGCCACCAGTGGCCCCGCCGGGACCTTCTTCCTCTCCCAGCTTGTTCCAGGGCCGTACCGGCTCGTCGCCAAGCTTCCGGGCTTCCGCACGACCGATCGGACCGGCCTGATCCTGCAGGTCGGAAAGACGCTTACGATCAACCTGTCGCTCGCGGTCGGCGGGCTCGAGGAGACCGTGCGTGTCACGGGCGAATCGCCGCTAATTGATACGACCAGCTCCAGGGTGGGCGGCAACATCGGCACCGCGGAACTGAGCGAGCTTCCGGCGATGAACCGCAACTACTTTTCGGTGGTGGCCCTCCTGCCGGGCATTCAGTTTTCGGCCTCCAACCAGATGGGCAATGACACCATCGTCGCGTCCGGCCAGTCCACGCAAGGGAACAACGTGTCGGTCGATGGCGGCTACAACGGGGACGACGCCCTCGGCACCAGTTCGGGTGCGCAGGTTCGCACCCCGCTCGAGGCGATCCAGGAATTCCAGGTCGTGACCAGCATGTACGACGCGGAGTATGGCCGCGCGGGCGGCGCGATCATCAACGCGGTGACCAAAGCCGGGACCAACCAGTTCAAGGGTGTGGTGTTCGGATACATGGCGAGCCCCAAACTGACGGCCGCCGATTACTTCGTCAAGACGGGAAACCTGACTAAGCCCACATCCAAGAAGCAGGAGTGGGGGGGCGTGCTCGGGGGCCCGATCATCAAGAACAAGGCGCACTTCTTCGTCAGTCTCGAGCGGCAGGTGGATAACCCAAACCGGACGCGGGTGTTTCAAAACCGGCCGGACCTGAACTTCTCGATTGCTGAGGATCGTACCGGCTGGAACACGGTCGTCCGCTTCGACCACCAGATCAGCGGGAATCACACGTGGGCGGTCCGCTGGCTGCGCGAGAGCGCGCCGCAGTTCCCCATCGTCGGGACCCGACAAACCCTGCAATCGGTGTCGGACGAGACCGACATCGATCAGACCGCGGTCGGCACCTTGACGAGCGTGCTCGGCAATGCCCGGGTCAATACGTTTCGGGTGGCGCGGACGTGGGAACACTGGTGGCACGGCAACGCCTGCTCCCGTGCCCTGGGTGAGGAAGACCTTGCCAAGATGTCCGATTGCCCGCCACAGCTCGACCAGTTGAGCTTCCTGGGCCAGGCCAGTACCGAGGCCCAGGGCCCCTGGGACTCCAACTACCAGATTGAAGACGACTTTTCCTGGTTCCTCCCAGGCAAGCGGGGGGACCACGAGATCAAGTTCGGCGCCCGCTACAACTACACGGAGCTGCGGCGGGTTTCTCAAATCAACATGAATGGCACGTTCCGCTTCAACACGGACCTGCCGTTCGACGCTGCCAATCCGAGAACCTATCCCGAACGGCTCACCATCCGGACCGGGGAGTACGACGCGACCATGAAGAACCACACGGTCGAAGCGTTCGCCCAGGACAAGTGGAAGATGGGCGCGCGGACGACCCTGAGCATCGGGCTTCGCTACGACCTCGAGATCATCCCGATCGACGAGACCGGCAATCCGCTGTTTGCTGCGGGCAGCAAGTCCCCGGTCGATCGCAACAACTTCGCACCCCGAATCGGGCTGACGCACTCGATGGACGAGGCGGGCAAGTCAGTGCTGCGTGCCGGATATGGGATCTTCTACAACCGGACGATTCTGGGAGCCATCGACGACACGCTGGAATTCGGCAAGTACACCTCGTCGGTCAACGCCACCTTCCCGAATAACAGCGCCGACCCCGGTCCGGCGGCGGGACGCTTCCCGACCGACCCGTTCCTCGTCAACGGCCCCGTCGTCAACTGGACGCTGCTCCGGCAGCAGTACCCGGCCGGGGCGCTCGTGAAGAACGCGGGGGCCGTGATCTTCGATTCTCCGGACCGGCAGATCCCCTACGCGCATCAGCTCACAGTGGGCTACGTGCGGGAGCTGGCCTCCTCGATGGCGCTCCACGTCGACTACGTCCGGATGGCCAATAAGGACATGTTCCTGGCGCGCAACCTCAACCCAATGGTCCGGGCGAACACCACCCGCACCGGCGCGATCACGCGCGTGGATGCCTTTGGCGTGCTGGGCGAGCCGTACAATCAGCAGGTCTGGGTGATGGAGAACACGGGCGAATCGACCTATAACGCGTTGAACCTGTCGCTCGAAAAACGGCACTCCAACAACTGGTCGGGCCGGGTCTCGTACTCCTTGTCGAAAGGCGTCGGCACGGCCAACAACCAGGCTGACAAGAACACCTACCAGGTCCTGACCGACCTCAACCTGGACGAGTGGCGGGCACCGAGCGACGTAGACCGCCGTCACATCCTGTCGATCGGCGCCCGAGCCGAGATTCCGAAGACCGGCGGGGCGACCGTGTCCACCACCGTGCGGTACATGAGCGGATCGCCGTTCACGCTGTACGACAGCAGCATCGATGCCAATCAAAACGGCGAACTCAACGATCCGCTCCCGGCCGGTACCTATAGCGGCACCGGCACGAACGCGTTGAAAGACGTGGAGTACGCTGGCGGGCGCAACGGCGCGTACGGCCCCGACTACTTCCAGGTCGACCTCCGGGCCGGCTGGCGTCGCAAGGTCGGCGGTGAGAGGGCGTTGGAACTCTTTCTGGACGTCTTCAACCTCACCAACCGCGCGAACTTCGACAATCCGACGGCAGCCTCGTCGGATCGCCGGACAGCCGCGACCTTCCTCGTGCTGACGAATCTGCGAGGCGGCGGCGGGTTCCCACGACAAGCGCAGATGGGCGTCCGCTTCGCCTTCTGA
- a CDS encoding alpha-hydroxy acid oxidase, producing the protein MAASDHLTSRRHFFKLLAGSPLLALAYPTLPSSWQQAVRQELQAGGATLQAPSALDTHFTGQLIETAAEAINVWDFERVAHAGNLPEHWAYLHMGVDDLETRVANREGFQRLMLRPRRLGPDTTKLDTSVQLFGRKWGTPLFLCPVAALEAYHTQGESGAARAARARGILQIQSNQSSQSYEAIAEARGEPQWFQLYTTPDWNVNKKVIDRVAAAGCPVLVWTIDLLGGSNRELARRSLGSQQYDRPLCQNCHNHKPGYQRPMRRGLDGPPGPRPSYTWDYVKRLKDATSMKVILKGIVTREDAELAIANGADGIFVSNHGGRAENSLRSTIEALPEVVAGVKGRVPVLVDSGVRRGADIFKALALGADAVGIGRPYVWGLGAFGQEGVDKVIGLLLDEFTMVMRQTRTTTIDQIGPQFVMEGRAPIMTRNNNLGFGL; encoded by the coding sequence ATGGCCGCGTCAGACCATCTGACAAGTCGGCGACATTTCTTCAAGCTGCTAGCTGGAAGCCCGCTGCTCGCCCTGGCCTACCCCACACTGCCGTCCAGCTGGCAGCAGGCGGTGAGGCAGGAGCTGCAGGCCGGCGGCGCAACGCTGCAGGCACCAAGCGCCCTGGATACGCACTTCACCGGGCAGCTGATTGAGACGGCCGCTGAAGCTATCAACGTGTGGGATTTCGAGAGGGTCGCCCACGCCGGCAACCTGCCTGAACATTGGGCCTACCTCCACATGGGTGTCGACGATCTCGAGACGCGCGTGGCGAACCGAGAAGGCTTCCAGCGCCTCATGCTTCGCCCACGGCGCCTGGGGCCTGATACCACCAAGTTGGACACGTCGGTCCAGTTGTTCGGTCGCAAATGGGGCACGCCGCTGTTTCTTTGTCCGGTCGCGGCGCTCGAGGCGTATCACACCCAGGGCGAAAGTGGAGCCGCCCGCGCGGCGCGAGCGCGAGGCATTCTGCAGATTCAGTCGAATCAGAGCTCGCAGTCGTATGAAGCCATCGCGGAGGCGAGGGGCGAGCCACAGTGGTTTCAGCTCTACACGACACCCGACTGGAACGTGAATAAGAAAGTGATCGACCGCGTGGCGGCGGCAGGGTGCCCCGTTCTGGTGTGGACCATTGATCTGCTGGGTGGCAGCAATCGGGAGCTCGCGAGGCGCTCTCTCGGCAGCCAGCAATACGACCGACCGCTCTGCCAGAACTGTCACAACCACAAGCCGGGCTACCAGAGGCCGATGCGCCGCGGCCTGGACGGTCCTCCCGGACCTCGTCCGTCATACACGTGGGACTACGTCAAGCGTCTTAAGGATGCCACCAGCATGAAGGTGATCCTGAAGGGCATCGTCACGCGTGAGGACGCGGAGTTGGCCATCGCCAACGGCGCCGACGGCATCTTCGTGTCCAACCACGGCGGCCGCGCCGAGAACAGCCTCCGTTCGACGATCGAGGCCCTCCCCGAGGTCGTCGCCGGCGTGAAGGGCCGGGTTCCCGTTCTCGTCGACAGCGGCGTCCGCCGCGGCGCCGATATTTTCAAGGCCCTTGCGCTTGGCGCCGACGCCGTGGGGATCGGCCGGCCTTACGTCTGGGGCCTTGGCGCGTTCGGTCAGGAAGGCGTCGACAAGGTGATCGGGCTGCTCCTCGACGAGTTCACGATGGTCATGAGGCAGACGCGGACGACGACGATCGATCAAATCGGTCCGCAGTTCGTGATGGAAGGGCGGGCGCCGATCATGACGCGCAACAACAACCTGGGCTTCGGTCTGTGA
- a CDS encoding YceI family protein: MSTPAGAEGVSRMSPRWGIKLGLAITLSAGLVAVPARSAAAQQQNVDFTVSGTSTIRGWTCSVRGVMAVTPGAGSAQPAAPGFATGVQAATVTVPVKEFKCPNDEMTQHLLEAMKADKFAEIVYRLEQYEVKGGQTQATGTLTITGVTQPISLPVALKASDKDVQIEGNTRIDMTKFGVDPPVVMLGLLKVGPQIRIEFKGLFPR; this comes from the coding sequence ATGTCGACGCCGGCGGGAGCGGAAGGAGTGTCGCGAATGTCACCGCGTTGGGGAATCAAGCTTGGGCTGGCGATCACGCTCAGTGCCGGACTGGTGGCCGTGCCGGCGCGCTCGGCGGCCGCGCAACAACAAAACGTTGACTTCACGGTGTCTGGGACATCGACCATCCGCGGGTGGACGTGTTCGGTGAGGGGTGTGATGGCCGTGACTCCCGGCGCCGGCTCGGCCCAGCCGGCGGCGCCGGGCTTTGCGACTGGGGTGCAGGCCGCGACGGTTACGGTTCCGGTCAAGGAGTTCAAGTGCCCCAACGACGAGATGACGCAACATCTTCTCGAGGCCATGAAGGCCGACAAGTTCGCCGAGATCGTTTACCGCCTGGAGCAATACGAGGTGAAGGGCGGACAGACTCAGGCGACAGGCACGCTGACGATTACCGGTGTGACGCAGCCAATCAGCTTGCCCGTCGCGCTGAAAGCATCCGACAAGGATGTTCAGATCGAGGGGAACACGCGAATCGACATGACGAAGTTCGGCGTCGATCCGCCGGTGGTGATGCTGGGGTTGCTGAAAGTGGGGCCACAGATCCGCATTGAGTTCAAGGGTCTTTTCCCCAGGTAA